TGCACCAAAGCACTGGTCTGGAAGTTGGCCGGATCATTACTGATGATGTTGATATACCTTTTGGTGGTACCTTCCACCAGGGTGGAGGTGTTCAGTGACAGGCTCACCAATGCACTGCTATCAGGTGCCAGTATCGCGGAAGCATTTTCTATGCTGCTGATGATGTTAGGACCTGGGTAGTCAAAACCCAGTGCGAGTCCGCTGTACAGTGAAATCTTCTGCTCATAGTTGTGAACGAGGATACCATCGGTCCGATTCAGGTCTTCGATCAGGATGGTAAGATAGGATTGTGACCAGGAGTCAAAGCCCATTTCCTCATAGTAGAACCTGATGTCTCCATTAGAGTGAAGCACCATTTGTGCAGTGATGGGAGCATTGAATCCATCTGTCACGTTGTGGTATTGCACGATCACACGGTCAGCTTCTACCTGATAGAATACCTGTCCCTGTGCAGAGAAGTCGAGAAATGTACCCAGCGGAGAGATGTATCCTTTTGGGCTATAAAAATTATTGAGGGTGGGGGTATTGACGGGTCGCACGCTGTTGTCAAAGGTGGTGAAACCTTTTTGTGCGATATAGAGTGTCTTTAATGACTCCCCGTAGTAAGGGAAGTCAAATCCCATGTTTACCTCATAGTAAGCTCCATCATCCTTGATCGTTTCAGTCACGTCCACACCTGTGGCAGAGATGTCCTGAAAATCATAGGCAATGGGGTTGGTTTCTGAAGGGTCGCTGGTTTTGTACTTATACCCATAAGTATGGTAGGCAGATGGCCAGTCGTTGCTTATTCCTTTGGTGTCAAAACCAGGGATAAAGTATTTCAATGGATAGCCGCCAGTGTTTTTAACGAGCACTTCAGCATTGATGACATCCCCAATGGCCACATTGTTTACCACCTGCTCAGTAGGAGTGATGTTAATCTCCGAAGTTTCGGCACCCACTCCAAAGAGGGAGATTTCATAGGTTTGATCGCCATTGGTGATAGTAAGGAGACCATTGGCATTGCCGGAAGTAGTAGGTTGATAATTGAGTTTTAGTGTTACCTCACCGCGTGCCTGTATTTGCCACGGAGCATAGCCATCTATGGCAAATTGATCGCCTGCTATGTTAAAAGACGGGTTGTTGAAATTACCAAACCCCTGATTGTCCAGAACGATTTCTACGGTTTCAGAAGTACCAATGAAAACGCTTCCGAAATCGACGATATCTGTGTGGACAATGCGTGGCTGATGACCACTTACATTCAGGCTCACCGGAACCCTCAATTCTCGTTGGTTGGCATCATTAGAAGCCAGTACCAGATTGGCATTGTAAGTACCATTGATCAGCGTGGAGCCATTGGCCGTAAGGGTAGCATTCATCTCACTATTACCTTCTACGTCTCCGTTGGCCGGATCCAGGGTCAGGTAAGTGCCCAGGTGTTCGTTGTAGCTATCGGCAGCCACAGCGAAAGTAAATTCTTTGCTATCCAGGAGATCCTCCAGCGGGGCCCAGGTGCCACCCAGATCAAAGGACATGAAGCAATATTCAGAATATTTTGGGTCAGTCTCATAACCAATACCCAGGGGAAACAGGTTTCCTGCAGGTACGTGGAAGACAAGCCAAAAGGTAGAGCCTGACCCAAAATATAGTTGTTCGTTGAGGGTAATATACGCCCAGCTTTCATCAGCGCTCCAGTTGCTGTGTTCTTGTGCGTAGATCAGATTTTCTTTAGAAGGTGTGTCACCTTCGTATACCTCCATAATCACGGGTCCTAGTGCAGGGTCGTGCTTGAGGTACATCCGTGCTTGAGTCAGGTTAAAACCTTCCGTTTCGGACACGATGAATTTGGTAGCGGCTGAGTTGCTAAGGTTAATATCCGTTTCGCCAATGATGTTGGTCGCCCAATCTGCGTATGATTTAACTACAGGCGTAAATGAATATGTCTCTGGAGACTGACCCCTGAGCTTATCCTGATTATCGTCGGCATTGCGCTGAGCGACTTTCGCAGCAGATGCTTTTTTGGTAGCAGTGGAGGTTGGGTAGTTCAGTCGGTCGGCGCCATATGCCAGGGAGGAATTGCTATGTCTGGTAAAATATTCCCAGCGCAACACTCCGGCAGCCTCATTGAGGATGGTGAGGTCATGACTGGCAGTCAGGCTGCCAGAGGCGTCCACATTCAGTGCTATTTGCAGGCTGTTTTCGTCTACAGCTATGGAAGGCCCTTCATTAGTGGTCTCAGAGATCACTTCTGAGAGTTCTGACACGTTGCCCCATCTGTCGGTGGAGGTGATCGCAAAGTAGTAAGTGGTCAATCCCAAAAGATCGTTGACTTCAAAAGCAACATCACTTCCGGCTGATTGAGTGTTTTTAATGATGTGCCGGGAAGCAGCTGTAAGATTTGCACTGTTGATAGGTGCGGTATGGTAGTAAAGAGTAAAGGAAACCGGAGCTCCATCATCTTCGTCAGCGGGTACTTTCCAACTCAATGTGGCAAACTCCTGAGCGATGCCTGTGACCGTAAGGTCTGAGATGGTGGCTGGAATTTTACCAAGATCATTCTTAATGGCCAGGGCTGCATCAATGGCTCCTGAGCCGAGGAGGCCCTCGTAGCCAGGGTTAAAGGCCGTGATGTCTACTACTCCGGTTTGTAGTTTATTCCACAGCTCAGTGTTAGTGATCTGTGCAGGGCTGTTGACCAGAGCCAGAGCTGCGATCCCCGATACATGAGGGCATGCCATCGAGGTACCTTCCAGGAAGGCATACTGATCGTTTGGAATGGTACTTAATACACCGTTTTTGGCTCCATATTCGGTGGCTCCACCAGGCGCCGAAAGCTCTATCCATGTACCGTAGTTGGAGTAGCTGGCTTTTTTCCATTCTGGTCCTATGGAGGCTACTGCAAAAGCACTTTCGTAATAACCAGGGTACCAGTCTGCATCATAGTTGGAGTTTCCCGCTGCAAAAATGACAATCCCGCCTTTCATGGGGCTGCCTTCAAAATCTCCCGCCTCCGCAATGAAGTAGTCGATGGCATCCAATACAGATTCTTCCACTGAACCAGGGTAGGAATAGCCCCAGCTGTTCTGGGAGATGACTGCTCCATTGTCAGCTGCGTATACGAATGATTTCTCTATGGCCGCTCCGCCCAGGATTTGCAGCGACATGATTTTCACACCATTGCCGGAACCATCACCACCTGCTACCCCCGAGACGCCTATTCCATTGTTATTGATGGCTGCAATGGTGCCTGCCACGTGGGTGCCGTGGTACTGGGGGTCGATTTCCCCGCTTTTTCTTTGAAAATTGTACCCGTGGATATCATCCACATACCCGTTATTATCATCATCTACATTCGGTTGTCCGTTCAGTTCTTTTTCATTAACCCAGATGTTACTGTTCAAATCCTCATGATTGACATCCACACCTTCGTCGTGTACAGAGACGATGATGTCGCTGGCTCCGGTCACACTGGTCCAGGCTTCAAAAAGGTTGACGTCAGCATCGGAAAACCCGGTTTGTCCGGTATTGTCATAATGCCACTGATCTCCCAGGAGCGGGTCGTTGAACGGGAGGGAAGCTTGCCGACTGGTAGAAGATGAGGGCACGTAAGCTTTTACCTCATAGGGGGCAATGACCTTTATACGCTCAGCTTCTGCTACTTCCACTTCGTCCAGAAGCATAAGTTGTGCAGCCGCCGCTTTTGGGTTGATGTCTTCATCTATTTCCAATATGTACCATAGGTGAAGCCCATGTTTGTGAAGTTTACTTTCTGTAGCCGAGTTCACCGGAAAGAGTCGGTACATATCAGAGGCCTTCACCTGATTGGCGGTGGCATCGAATGGCTTTAGACCAGTGACCAGTTCGTTTTTCCGGCTGGTGACCGTCATTTGCTGTAGAGATGAAGTCATCTCAGGTGAAAACTTCACCTTGACAATTCCCTTTTTCACGCCCGGCTCAATCTTTTGTGCCCAGCTGAGTGTGGCGCACAAAGTGAATATCAGCGCGAGCAATATTCGGTTGGTCTTAAAAGGTAAAAAATGATTCATAGTACGATTGGTTTGGATTCTAACTAAGATTTCTTTTTGGTGGACTTA
This Marinoscillum sp. 108 DNA region includes the following protein-coding sequences:
- a CDS encoding S8 family serine peptidase, which translates into the protein MNHFLPFKTNRILLALIFTLCATLSWAQKIEPGVKKGIVKVKFSPEMTSSLQQMTVTSRKNELVTGLKPFDATANQVKASDMYRLFPVNSATESKLHKHGLHLWYILEIDEDINPKAAAAQLMLLDEVEVAEAERIKVIAPYEVKAYVPSSSTSRQASLPFNDPLLGDQWHYDNTGQTGFSDADVNLFEAWTSVTGASDIIVSVHDEGVDVNHEDLNSNIWVNEKELNGQPNVDDDNNGYVDDIHGYNFQRKSGEIDPQYHGTHVAGTIAAINNNGIGVSGVAGGDGSGNGVKIMSLQILGGAAIEKSFVYAADNGAVISQNSWGYSYPGSVEESVLDAIDYFIAEAGDFEGSPMKGGIVIFAAGNSNYDADWYPGYYESAFAVASIGPEWKKASYSNYGTWIELSAPGGATEYGAKNGVLSTIPNDQYAFLEGTSMACPHVSGIAALALVNSPAQITNTELWNKLQTGVVDITAFNPGYEGLLGSGAIDAALAIKNDLGKIPATISDLTVTGIAQEFATLSWKVPADEDDGAPVSFTLYYHTAPINSANLTAASRHIIKNTQSAGSDVAFEVNDLLGLTTYYFAITSTDRWGNVSELSEVISETTNEGPSIAVDENSLQIALNVDASGSLTASHDLTILNEAAGVLRWEYFTRHSNSSLAYGADRLNYPTSTATKKASAAKVAQRNADDNQDKLRGQSPETYSFTPVVKSYADWATNIIGETDINLSNSAATKFIVSETEGFNLTQARMYLKHDPALGPVIMEVYEGDTPSKENLIYAQEHSNWSADESWAYITLNEQLYFGSGSTFWLVFHVPAGNLFPLGIGYETDPKYSEYCFMSFDLGGTWAPLEDLLDSKEFTFAVAADSYNEHLGTYLTLDPANGDVEGNSEMNATLTANGSTLINGTYNANLVLASNDANQRELRVPVSLNVSGHQPRIVHTDIVDFGSVFIGTSETVEIVLDNQGFGNFNNPSFNIAGDQFAIDGYAPWQIQARGEVTLKLNYQPTTSGNANGLLTITNGDQTYEISLFGVGAETSEINITPTEQVVNNVAIGDVINAEVLVKNTGGYPLKYFIPGFDTKGISNDWPSAYHTYGYKYKTSDPSETNPIAYDFQDISATGVDVTETIKDDGAYYEVNMGFDFPYYGESLKTLYIAQKGFTTFDNSVRPVNTPTLNNFYSPKGYISPLGTFLDFSAQGQVFYQVEADRVIVQYHNVTDGFNAPITAQMVLHSNGDIRFYYEEMGFDSWSQSYLTILIEDLNRTDGILVHNYEQKISLYSGLALGFDYPGPNIISSIENASAILAPDSSALVSLSLNTSTLVEGTTKRYINIISNDPANFQTSALVQLEITSGGTPLPVVSMDTVEFGEVFQGAVRKAVFTVKNEGTANVNITGMAFANDAFSLTGTQPATIKPGLYEKYEIVVPTTTTADLEDVLTISYSGGSTSTIYASAAVVDPPAINADLSVVQQTLAYGESATEPFSVENTGLAPLSVTMTGKQWLSFDTETPGTSHGYAYQKYNAGEFYQWIDIRKTGTQMPFAEDLFDKAYFWRDLTLPFPVTIYGEEYETIKIGENGIVSLEEDPEVMFFNDAIPSVTYDGTFIMPYWTFGGFDTYFFPEDEVGIFYQFYDDKIIITWSYLVNNFGGMGDPISTQLILYKNGTMKFQYKVEEFGSDLTSTFTAVGIQESSANGVGISNQNNLDHGSGLAYILVPAETYTVAPGTSLTGQIGMTAQNIYGGTYSESLKIQTNVPGSENLEKPVELTVTGDAVLALEETVDFGSKMIAMEWGSPLSNYLDLEMANEGSAQLEVSWAQMKSGTEGLSLQIWALVDGWFGPEWRWADISELYSPWAWVTPTFTINPGEALETRAVFAPAYSGDFRDTLVLTTNIGQFDIIMTGTGFEPPAMTVTTEKVEVVMNTMDEASTGSIVFGNTEGLSALQYEVSIDYGRAGATATTYQRTAAKPATVALQSESSQHSLTNKARTSATYNRILNHTDKEAPDTYIGIGGGAPFTLATRYNAGEQGFNISHVETWFKPEAATEGKLMVEVRAGGTDISEAILLAKGEVTFTGSGDDEVGAWHQIALEEPAGIYPNEDFYVLITYPLGIQFPQGSVTGQETVPGRYYFFDEGSWYNLQQVTSFETMGWLMYAAEETAGDAAWLTITSDLNGEVAMGAESTINLAFSGALAKRGDQIAEVVITSNDPNNPEARIPVSLHMNEAPMFGKVPASLFVQENDTLVVSFEVTDKENNTYTVTPAEEYPNLSFAEANGLITLTLTPDYGDEGTYSYTLVATDEHGATAEVTLVAEVAHTNQAPGYIATEPLVQIKGQAIEYAIGDFFSDPDGDAFTFTVTSSESSIAEVFAAADKFLISSKVIGETSLTFTATDVHGAVSVETINLTVGAVMGTAKEAEAYGISVFPNPTTSKLHIQLPDENRGTSKVRLINLLGVSVMEMSGDFAASSVTTLDLTRVPTGIYFIEITDQTGTYTTRILKD